The Legionella lansingensis DNA window GTGGTTACCAACAACACCAACCATAAAGCAGGTTGTCGTAGATCACCCCATAGCAAGCAACTTACAATGATAGCCAGTAGGATCAAGACACCTCCCATTGTTGGTGTGCCCGCCTTTGATAAATGCGTTTTTGGTCCGTCATCACGTACCATTTGACCAATTTGCAGGCTTCGTAACCAGCGGATCATCATAGGACCACAAAAAAGGCCCACAAGCAGCGCAGTTAAAGAGGCCAGGATAGAACGAAATGTTAGATATTGAAAAACTCTAAACGCATGATACTGTCCTTGTAGTAACTGCGTTAACCAGTAAAGCATCTTTTATACCTCATTCATGTTAGGAGCACACCCAAAATAAAATTGCCTGGGATAAATAACGCAATTCTCAGGCCGCGCAAAAAGTTGCCAAGCATACCATATTCTGGGTGATTCAACCCACCAGTTGACGCACAATTTTTTCCATTGCCGCAGAACGCGACCCTTTTATTAAAACCGTTGTATTCTCATCAAGTTTACTGAGCAAATCTTGGGCCAAGTCTTCCTGGCTTTTGTAATGTTTTGCACTGGACCCAAAAGCTTTACTGGTATGTATACTATGAACGCCACACGTCAACAATAAGTCAATGCCCTGACGTTGAGCAGCATGACCTACCTCTTCGTGATGTTGTTGCGTCCAATCACCAAGCTCCCCCATGTCTCCCAACACTAGAATTCGTCGACCTTGGCGCTTAGCAAGAACAGCAACTGCAGCTAATACGGAACGTAAATTCGCATTGTAAGTATCATCAATCACCAGAGATTGATTTTTGCCCTTTAACAAAGTCATACGGCCAGGAACACCACGGAAATGGCTTAATCCTTGCGTAATATCAGCTAAAGGGATACCAACAGCATAACAGCAACAAGCAGCAGCTAGAGCATTACGCACAGTATGTTCGCCAGGGACGTGTAGAGTTATTTGTGCATGGCCTGTCGGCAAGACAAGTTCAAATTTGGCACAACCATCCTCATTATAAGAGATGTTGCGTGCATAAACGTCCACAGGTTTCGTTAAAGAGAAACGCAAAACCTTTTTGCCTGTTAATTTAGCATCCCAGAAGTGCGCATAGTCATCGTCATCATTAACGACAGCAGTACCATTAGCATTAAGCGATTGATATATTTCGCCTTTGGTATTTGCAACACCATCAATAGAACCAAATTCACCAATATGCGCTGGTGCGATGTTATTAATCAAGGCTACGTGAGGGCGCACAATCGCTGCTGTATAAGCAATTTCTCCTACATGATTAGCCCCTAATTCGAAAACTGCATAACGATGTTGCGCATTTAATTGCAGCACACTTAAGGGAGCGCCAATATGATTGTTTAAATTTCCGGGTGTGGCGAGTGAGGGTTTAGGTAAAATAGCAGCAATCATTTCCTTCACAGTGGTCTTGCCATTACTCCCTGTTAAGGCAATGATGGGACAGTGGATGGTTTCGCGGTGGCCGATGGCAATTTTTGCCAGGGCTTGCAAGGTATCAGCCACTACGAACTGCGGAACAGCCACCTTTTTATTTGCTCGACTGCATACTACCGCGATGGCACCCTTGGCTACCGCTTCTTCAATGAAATCATGACCATCAAAACGCTCTCCCTTTATCGCAACAAATAAATTTCCGGGCTTAAGTTGACGACTATCAATACAAACGCCTGTAATCAGATCGTTTTGAGAGCAAGTAACGCCCAACAATTCCGCAAGGTGATTTAGGTTCATAGTGCTTTAGTGTGGCTAAAAGGCTTAGTGTACTGATTATTGCCTTAACTCACCAGTAAGTGGAGTAATTTTGTACATTATTATTCTTGTGGTAACCCCGGATGTTCGCTAATGCGACCATCCAGGCTACCGATGTTTTCATGTTTTATAGTTAATTTGTTTAACTTTAAAAAGCAAGTGTACTAACCTTTCCTGCTCTGCGTCATTACTATCGATACCAAGCAGCTTTGTACGAGAAGTAGCACCACGCAAGATGCTCATTTGCTTTTGCGTAACCTTAAGGTATTTAGACAAATATTGAATGAGCATTTTGTTGGCTTTACCGTCCTCAGGCCTAGCTTGCAAGCTAATTTGCAAGCCCCCTGAGGAATCGAGAGAAATCTTGTTTTCTTTGGCGCCCGGTTTGATTTTCACTTCAAGCTGAAGTTGCCTAGGCGCACGTTTAAGCCAGGATGGGCAACTCATAAGTCTCAGGAATATTTAACATACGATGATAACGTGCAAGACTTACCTCGGTTAGTGGCTGTCGTTGATCATCGAGCAAATAAGTATCTAATCCATCAGCAAGTTGCTTGGCCGTTTCATGCATAATCGTAAGGCGTTCAGCATCGATCGTTGGATTACCTGAAGATTGCATAAATAGGCAAAGACCTCTAGCACTAAAAGCCCCAATATTTTGTAAATCAAAGACCCCACTTGCTGTAGCTGCAGCCAAACTGCAAAGCACCGGACCTTGGCCATTAGGATACTGGTGGCGATGAAAAAGATGGCCTTCTCCAAAACGCAAACCAGCTGCCAAGACAGTTTGTAATAATTCATAACCTGCAAGTTGACGATTTTCCTTCGCGAGCAGAAACATCACCACTGATTGACCAGCATCACTGGTTTGGAATCCTAAGTGTTGCTTCTGCGGTTCCTCACCTCTCGGTGCTTTTGTCGTAACGTTTTGTATTAATGGAGCCTCCTGCTGATGTTCCTCATCGGGTAAATCATGACTAACTTTACGCACTGCTATAATGTCATCAAAATTTTTATTTTCCACTTGCCCCAGTGAGGGTTGATAGCTGATAGGGTTTAAGCTTTGACGCCTTGCTCTCATCAACCGCCCTATAGCAATAATAACTCCAATGAGTAACAGAACATTAAGGATAAGACTCCAATTTGCCTGCATGTTTAACTCCTCTATTAAAGAGCTCTAAAACTTAAGATGAGCTCATAGACAAGGCTTGTTCTACATCGACTGCAACGATGCGCGAGACCCCAGGTTCACGCATCGTTACCCCAATCAAGTGGTCTGCCAATTCCATGGTTATTTTATTGTGAGTAATAATCAGGAATTGTACGAATTGTGACATCTCTTTTACTAAACTACAAAACCGTCCAACATTAACATCGTCCAGTGGCGCATCTACCTCATCCAACATACAAAATGGTGAGGGGTTCAATTGGAAAATTGCAAACACCAAAGCGACCGCGGTCATAGCTTTTTCTCCACCAGAAAGCAAGTGGATGGTGCTATTTCGTTTCCCTGGAGGCTGGGCCATCACCAAAATGCCAGCTTCTAACAGATTATCACAAGTCAACTCCAATATGGCACGTCCGCCACCAAAAAGACGTGGGAAGAGAGCTTGAAAAGCGGTATTCACTTCATCAAACGTATTTTGCAGTCGCTGTTGTGTCTCTCTGTCCATCTTTGCGATTGCCGCATCCAGGGTGGCTAGGGCTTCGCTAAGATCCTGATATTGTTCATCCAAATGTTGTTTACGTTGTCGCTCGCTGTCATATTCTTCAATCGCTGCCAAGTTAATTGCACCTAAGCGTCTAATTTTTTCGCCAATCTCCTCTAAAGATTGTTCCCGCGCTGCCTGAGTCATTGTTGTCTGCAGATTATTTAATAGGTTATCCAGACTAACACCAAGCTCTGTCAAAGCTTCGATGACCCCGGAGGCTCTGACAGCAAGCGCTTGCTCCTGCATTTGTGCTTGTTGAATTTTTTCCTGCAAAAGCTGTGCATTTTTCTCTTCTGTGCGTACAAGAGCTTCAAATTCTTCTGATTGCTGAGTTAAAACCTGTAAATTATCCCGAGCATGGTTAAGGTGGGCATCCAATTCCTGATGTTTAAGAATTTTCTCATTGAGATCGCTGGTTAGTGTTTCCTCTGGAAGTTCAAGTTCCAGAAGACGAACAGATAGTTTTTCCATTCGCTCCTTAAAGGTTTCGAGACGCAACTGCTCGCGTTTAATGTTCTCTTCCAATTGCTGAGTTTTAAACTGTTCGCGATCATAAGCCAACTGTGCCTGACTCAGGAGTGATTTCACTTGCTCGAGAGCCTGCTGATGCTTTAGCAAGATTTCTTGCCAGCTGGTTTTTTGTTCAAGCAACTGCTTGCGCTCTGTTTCATATTGCTGCCCCTCATTCCGCGCAACATGCAACAATCGTTCGCAGTTTTCCTGCTCTTGCCCAAGCTCCTCCAAATAGCCTAAACATTCTTCATTTTCCTGAGCCAAGAGATTTTTCCTCATCTCTGCTTGCTGCAACACCCTTTCTTTATGAGTGATTTCCACTTCACTCATTCTGTATTCTTCATGGGTTTTTGCTAAAGCTTGTTTTGCTACCTCTAAACGTTGTTCTGCTGCCTTAAATTGCTGATGGTATTGCTCTCGCGTGATTTTTAGCTTAGACAACTCAGTTTTCGCTGCAACCAGCGCCTCATTTAAATGAGTCAATTCCTCTTGGCGAGACAGCAATCCATGTTGGTCATTAGAAAATGTTTTGGCAATTTTAACCCAGCCTTTGGCTAGCCAATAACCGTCAGCTGTGATAATCGATTCTGCGTCATCTAAGTGAGGGAGCAAAGACAACGCTTCATCCACATCATTGGCCGTATAAACGTTATCCAGGTTATGTAGCCAGCTCGGGTGAATACCCGCTATCTTGTCTATAAGACGAGAATAATTAGACGTTGTATTCTTTGATTGCGCTGATGTAAGGAAGTAAGCTCTATTTGTTTCTATCTCTCTAAGTTTTGGCCATAGATCATTTAAATTTTCACAAACTGTAGCTTGTAGAGCCTCCCCTAAGACAACTTCACAAGCATGTTGCCATTCTTTTTCAACGCTTATTACTTCAACCAGCCGAGGTTTTCCATGCCAAGAGTCAAGCGGGGTCTCTCGTGTATGACCCAAAGCGGTTTGCTGTGCTGCATGGATTGCTGCTTGCTTCGTACTTAGATCATGCAGATTATCCTGACAATGACGAACCTGCTCTTCAATTTCAGCTATTTTTTGACGATATGCTGCAATTTCTAAATTAACTTGTTGATGAATTTGCTCGTCTTCTTGGAGTTGTTTCACCAGCAAAGAACTGGATGTTTTTTGCTCGGCAAGTGCTTGTGTCAGATGTTCTAACTCACTAGAATGTTGCTCTTCTGCAATTTTTTCCAACCGAGTTAGCAATTGTTGACGGCGTTGATTTAAATGTTGCAAACGTACTTCTTCGATCTGAGTATTACGCAGAGCTTTATTGAGTAGACTCTCAATCTCATGGATTTTTGCATCCCAAGCAGCCTGTTCTTTTTGCGTGCTCTGGAGTGTTTTTTCCTTAAGAGAATACTCCTGTTGTAATTGCTGCAGATTGTCTTGCAGTTCTGCAAGCCGCTTCTCGCTGATTTGTATTAACTCGCTGTCTTGTTGAATTTGATTGTTTGTTACTTGCCAATCGCTTTGAACTTGCTGCTGATCTTGCTTTAGAAGCTTCCTTTCTCGTTGGTTTTGTTGAATAGAATCTTCCAGTCGCGCAATTTCTGTGGCCAATTGATAGAAATTCGTCTGAATTTGCTGAAAAATTTCATTGTCATTATGCAGTTTTTCACGAAAAACTGTGCTTTGTTTAAACGCTTCTGCGGCCTTTGCCTGGTGCTTTTCGTACTCAGCAAAAAGAGTTTTGATATCATTTTGCTTTGCAGTCTGCTCAGTCCTCAACGCTTTCCATTTTAGTGCCAAAATCTCAGCCTTGCATAAACGTTCTTCAGCCTTTAGCCTTTTAAATTGTTGGGCAGCTTTGGCTTGGCGCTCAAGCCGTTGCAATTGTTTATCTAACTCATCACGAATATCCGTCACACGTGCTAAATTTTCACGAGTGTGTTCAATACGAACAAGCGTTTCGCGGCGTCGCTCTTTATATTTAGAGATACCTGCAGCCTCTTCAAAATATGCCCTTAATTCTTCAGGTCGAGCTTCAACAATGCGAGAAATCGTCCCTTGTCCGATGATAGAGTAACCACGAGCTCCTGCTCCCGTCCCTAAAAATATATCAGTGATATCTCTACGTCGGCAGCGAGTACCATTCAAATAATAAGAGGACTCTCCATCGCGCGTGACCACTCGTCTTACGGAAATTTCTTGGTAACTTCCGTATTGGCCAGCCAAACGACCAAGGCTATTGTCGAAGATAAGTTCAACGGAAGCTTGGCCTACGGCTTTTCGCTGACTCGAGCCATTGAAGATAACATCGGCCATTGATTCACCGCGCAGATTTTTTGCTGAACTTTCACCCATCACCCAGCGCACAGCATCAATGACATTTGACTTGCCGCATCCATTAGGACCTACGACTGCTACTCGTTGGCTGGGAAAGGGGATGACAGTAAGGTCTACAAAAGACTTAAATCCGGCTAGTTTTAATTCTTTAAGCTGCATTGGTGGCGCAATAAAAATAAATTGGCGGAATTGTAACCTACAAGCAGTCCGTAGGAGAAGAATTGCTTGTAATGGAATGTAGGTTGGGCCTTGGCCGCCCAACATTTTCCGGGTTTGTTGGGCCAAGGCACAACCTACGATTACTTTTTTTCATTCACTGCTTGCTAAGCTAAGTAATAACTATAAAAATAGGTGAGCAACTCACCCCTGTAGGAGCTCGGATGACTCAGGATACAGAACTTAGGGATCTCATGCACTCCGTTGCCTTAAAAAGTCTTCAGCTATTGGATGGTTTAAGACAGCAACCTGTGCAAGTACCTGCCTTAATCAAGCAGTTTATTGATTTAACAACGGATTTCCAAACATTGTTAGCCGTTATTCTAAAAAATCCGGAACAAGTGTGGCAAATGCAAATGGCTTATTGGCAAGATGCTCTAAGTTTAGCGCAGGAGCAATTCAATCACTGGCTTGAAGGGACGCCAATGCCTATTGAAGATCGTCGTTTTAGCAGTGAAGAGTGGGTGAATAACCCGTTTTTTAACTTACTCAGTCAACATTATTTGTTAGCCAGTGAACACTTCAATTCACTTCTAGAGCATTTGGATTACGGTGATAAACAACTTGCCAAAAGGGTGCAATTTTTTGCCAGACAATACCTTGATGCCTTGTCTCCTGCTAATTTTTTACATACAAATCCGCAATTAATGGCCGAAACCATTCAAAGTAACGGTAAAAATTTATTGCTTGGTTTGCAAAATCTATTAACAGATATGGAATCAGGTTCATCACGTTTAATCATCAAGATGACGGATATGGATGCGTTTAAAATCGGTGAAAATATTGCGACAACTCCAGGGAAAGTTATTTATCGCAACGACATGATGGAGCTTATTCAATTCACACCGCAGACGGATCACGTAAGAAGCATTCCGCTGCTAATCATACCCCCGTGGATTAATAAGTACTACATTCTAGATTTAAGCCCTCATAATTCTTTAGCTGCTTGGCTTGTAAAACAAGGGATCACCGTGTTTATTATCTCTTGGGTTAACCCTGATGCAAGTTATGCGAAAAAAGGGCTTTATGATTATCTTAAAGAAGGCCCTCTGACTGCCGTTGAGGTCATCCGAAAACAGCTTCATGTAGAACAGGTGAATACTCTTGGTTTTTGTATTGGAGGTACTCTTAACGCGTGCATGTTGGCTTATTTAAAGGCACTAAAAGAAAATCCTATTCATAGTGCAACCTTTTTGGCATCGATGATTGATTTCAGTGATCCAGGTGATATCTCTGTTTTTATTGATGAACAGCAAATTCGTCGTATTGAAGAGGAAATGCATACCAAGGGGTTTTTAGATGGCCGTTTTATGGCGAGCACATTTAACTCTTTAAGAGCAAATGACTTGGTTTGGTCGTTTTTCATTAAAAATTATTTGCAGGGCAAAAATCCAGTACCCTTTGACATTTTGTACTGGAATGCCGATGCTACGAACATGCCTGCAAAAATGCACTCTCAAT harbors:
- a CDS encoding UDP-N-acetylmuramoyl-tripeptide--D-alanyl-D-alanine ligase; amino-acid sequence: MNLNHLAELLGVTCSQNDLITGVCIDSRQLKPGNLFVAIKGERFDGHDFIEEAVAKGAIAVVCSRANKKVAVPQFVVADTLQALAKIAIGHRETIHCPIIALTGSNGKTTVKEMIAAILPKPSLATPGNLNNHIGAPLSVLQLNAQHRYAVFELGANHVGEIAYTAAIVRPHVALINNIAPAHIGEFGSIDGVANTKGEIYQSLNANGTAVVNDDDDYAHFWDAKLTGKKVLRFSLTKPVDVYARNISYNEDGCAKFELVLPTGHAQITLHVPGEHTVRNALAAACCCYAVGIPLADITQGLSHFRGVPGRMTLLKGKNQSLVIDDTYNANLRSVLAAVAVLAKRQGRRILVLGDMGELGDWTQQHHEEVGHAAQRQGIDLLLTCGVHSIHTSKAFGSSAKHYKSQEDLAQDLLSKLDENTTVLIKGSRSAAMEKIVRQLVG
- a CDS encoding DUF167 domain-containing protein, whose protein sequence is MSCPSWLKRAPRQLQLEVKIKPGAKENKISLDSSGGLQISLQARPEDGKANKMLIQYLSKYLKVTQKQMSILRGATSRTKLLGIDSNDAEQERLVHLLFKVKQINYKT
- a CDS encoding cell division protein ZipA C-terminal FtsZ-binding domain-containing protein produces the protein MQANWSLILNVLLLIGVIIAIGRLMRARRQSLNPISYQPSLGQVENKNFDDIIAVRKVSHDLPDEEHQQEAPLIQNVTTKAPRGEEPQKQHLGFQTSDAGQSVVMFLLAKENRQLAGYELLQTVLAAGLRFGEGHLFHRHQYPNGQGPVLCSLAAATASGVFDLQNIGAFSARGLCLFMQSSGNPTIDAERLTIMHETAKQLADGLDTYLLDDQRQPLTEVSLARYHRMLNIPETYELPILA
- the smc gene encoding chromosome segregation protein SMC — encoded protein: MQLKELKLAGFKSFVDLTVIPFPSQRVAVVGPNGCGKSNVIDAVRWVMGESSAKNLRGESMADVIFNGSSQRKAVGQASVELIFDNSLGRLAGQYGSYQEISVRRVVTRDGESSYYLNGTRCRRRDITDIFLGTGAGARGYSIIGQGTISRIVEARPEELRAYFEEAAGISKYKERRRETLVRIEHTRENLARVTDIRDELDKQLQRLERQAKAAQQFKRLKAEERLCKAEILALKWKALRTEQTAKQNDIKTLFAEYEKHQAKAAEAFKQSTVFREKLHNDNEIFQQIQTNFYQLATEIARLEDSIQQNQRERKLLKQDQQQVQSDWQVTNNQIQQDSELIQISEKRLAELQDNLQQLQQEYSLKEKTLQSTQKEQAAWDAKIHEIESLLNKALRNTQIEEVRLQHLNQRRQQLLTRLEKIAEEQHSSELEHLTQALAEQKTSSSLLVKQLQEDEQIHQQVNLEIAAYRQKIAEIEEQVRHCQDNLHDLSTKQAAIHAAQQTALGHTRETPLDSWHGKPRLVEVISVEKEWQHACEVVLGEALQATVCENLNDLWPKLREIETNRAYFLTSAQSKNTTSNYSRLIDKIAGIHPSWLHNLDNVYTANDVDEALSLLPHLDDAESIITADGYWLAKGWVKIAKTFSNDQHGLLSRQEELTHLNEALVAAKTELSKLKITREQYHQQFKAAEQRLEVAKQALAKTHEEYRMSEVEITHKERVLQQAEMRKNLLAQENEECLGYLEELGQEQENCERLLHVARNEGQQYETERKQLLEQKTSWQEILLKHQQALEQVKSLLSQAQLAYDREQFKTQQLEENIKREQLRLETFKERMEKLSVRLLELELPEETLTSDLNEKILKHQELDAHLNHARDNLQVLTQQSEEFEALVRTEEKNAQLLQEKIQQAQMQEQALAVRASGVIEALTELGVSLDNLLNNLQTTMTQAAREQSLEEIGEKIRRLGAINLAAIEEYDSERQRKQHLDEQYQDLSEALATLDAAIAKMDRETQQRLQNTFDEVNTAFQALFPRLFGGGRAILELTCDNLLEAGILVMAQPPGKRNSTIHLLSGGEKAMTAVALVFAIFQLNPSPFCMLDEVDAPLDDVNVGRFCSLVKEMSQFVQFLIITHNKITMELADHLIGVTMREPGVSRIVAVDVEQALSMSSS
- a CDS encoding PHA/PHB synthase family protein, translating into MTQDTELRDLMHSVALKSLQLLDGLRQQPVQVPALIKQFIDLTTDFQTLLAVILKNPEQVWQMQMAYWQDALSLAQEQFNHWLEGTPMPIEDRRFSSEEWVNNPFFNLLSQHYLLASEHFNSLLEHLDYGDKQLAKRVQFFARQYLDALSPANFLHTNPQLMAETIQSNGKNLLLGLQNLLTDMESGSSRLIIKMTDMDAFKIGENIATTPGKVIYRNDMMELIQFTPQTDHVRSIPLLIIPPWINKYYILDLSPHNSLAAWLVKQGITVFIISWVNPDASYAKKGLYDYLKEGPLTAVEVIRKQLHVEQVNTLGFCIGGTLNACMLAYLKALKENPIHSATFLASMIDFSDPGDISVFIDEQQIRRIEEEMHTKGFLDGRFMASTFNSLRANDLVWSFFIKNYLQGKNPVPFDILYWNADATNMPAKMHSQYLRWMYLHNNLIKPGKIQLNHVPLDVSQINVPTFFVSTQKDHIAPWKTTYRGFQAMKGKKRFLLGGSGHIAGIVNSPPSEKYGFYRNLSTNQTADEWLAKATHHPGSWWPEWLSWLEQQSGEFIPAPDFRQLPFKAIMDAPGKYVHKTYKETTESNLVTAPQTSLDDLVTPSLKETEVTEELIA